In Musa acuminata AAA Group cultivar baxijiao chromosome BXJ3-9, Cavendish_Baxijiao_AAA, whole genome shotgun sequence, a single genomic region encodes these proteins:
- the LOC135648673 gene encoding enhancer of mRNA-decapping protein 4-like isoform X2, with amino-acid sequence MASPAGSPNTSGNYEAQAVFKPPNAGPSPGSNPRPPFHLPSAYPAPPSSYPTPPLPGAFSYPPATPPFHHHPFLHYPQEPLHRPPAIYSPTAASPQLTNPNPTPNPSPSPNSNPGARLMALLNPPAHLESPVSLPLPSSTPSDFLSPSATATAILHPVPSAPPAALVQPTPVRMPSNKLPRGRLLGSGERVVYDVDLRLPGELQPPQLEVTPITKYISDPGLVLGRQIAVNRNYICYGLKLGAIRVLNINTALRSLLKGHSQRVTDMAFFAEDVHFLASASIDGRIFVWKINEAPDEENKPQITGKIIMAIQIVGQGESHHPRICWHSHKQEILFVGVGNWVLKIDINKVGRGKEFLAEEPLKCHVEKLIDGVQITGKHDGEVTDLSISQWMITRLVSASKDGTVMIWDDRKVVPLAMFKPHDGHPVNSVAFMTSPHCPDHINLITAGPLSREVKIWASAGEEGWLLPTDSESWRCTQTLDLRSSLESRTEEAFFNQIVVLPQPSLIVIANAKKNAIYAVHVDYGPYPSSTRMDYIADFTVAMPILSLTGTHDCLPDGEQVVQVYCVQTQAIQQYALDLIQCLPPPTASAGLERDHLSHVVETRGMEGLAVPEPSCGFSVNDFSTENTSPKTHLTNSSIDRAPAASQAVTKVSTVGTSTLELSESSFEVQPSAPPAPSVDVDALHVTPVPPALSADFAGTLPDLKSPEKSEDAPSIGGCEMDQSISEYSVDRRVDSFIESALDVPMTEGSTLKDESKAGQNDLSMLSNPRLMFKLGGNSTHLVTPAEILSGAISSSESSHANKRSIKEVKAQDMTTCDDIECAELEVKVVGEDKPGLQEFDSQKVPEDFAAEDKEISPQISIADFRMENECSTVKGTLEETRPGEDNAISQSKKHLPSTFEAKIRDGVKNTTEEVTGSAVIAASQSPLAASGKKQIEKTSQRFSPSSPSSSPFNSTESFNEPGSSTGAPLADAAFSEIPALQETVNQIISMQKEMQKQMSLMVSASVAKEGKRVETTLSRSMEKIIKANLEAVWARIQEENAKYEKFEKDRVQQMTNLITNHVNKDLPTILEKAAKKELSVIGSTVARAITPIISSAIAESFQKGVGDKSVNQLEKSISSKLEATVARQIQTQFQTSGKQVLEDALRSCLESSVVPAFEHSCKTMSEQVGNVFKKGMSEHTAAALQQLEVANSSLALTLRDAINSASSITQNLTTELIDGQRKLLGLFAAGNTKALDPLAVQQANGPSVGLPEMQVGVPLDPTKELSRLISERKYEEAFTMALQRSDVSIVSWLCTQVDLRVICSTGQPLPLSQGVLLALVQQLACDIGHETSRKVSWMTDVAVAINPADPMIAQHVRPIFEQVYNMLGHQMAFPTSSASEAASVRLLMHVINSVLTTCK; translated from the exons ATGGCGTCTCCCGCCGGGAGTCCCAACACGTCGGGAAATTACGAGGCGCAGGCGGTCTTCAAGCCCCCCAACGCCGGCCCTAGCCCCGGCTCCAACCCCCGGCCGCCTTTCCATCTTCCTTCCGCCTACCCCGCGCCTCCGTCATCGTACCCCACACCGCCTCTCCCTGGGGCATTCTCCTACCCACCGGCCACCCCGCCGTTCCACCACCACCCCTTCCTCCACTATCCGCAGGAGCCCCTCCACCGTCCCCCCGCCATTTATTCCCCCACCGCCGCCTCTCCCCAGCTCACCAATCCTAATCCCACACCTAACCCTAGTCCTAGCCCCAACTCCAATCCCGGCGCTCGCCTCATGGCCCTCCTGAATCCTCCTGCCCACCTGGAATCCCCCGTTTCGTTGCCGCTCCCTTCCTCCACGCCATCGGACTTCCTGTCCCCTTCCGCAACCGCGACCGCCATTCTCCATCCCGTTCCGTCGGCTCCGCCAGCGGCTCTGGTTCAGCCAACACCGGTGAGGATGCCAAGCAATAAGTTGCCAAGAGGACGGCTTCTTGGTTCCGGAGAAAGGGTGGTCTACGATGTGGATTTGAGACTACCGGGAGAGTTGCAGCCGCCACAGCTCGAGGTAACGCCGATCACCAAATATATCTCGGACCCTGGGCTTGTTTTGGGCCGCCAGATCGCGGTCAACCGGAACTATATATGCTATGGCCTTAAGCTTGGTGCTATCCGGGTGCTCAATATCAACACAGCTCTGAGATCATTGCTCAAGGGGCATTCTCAG AGGGTCACTGACATGGCTTTCTTTGCTGAAGATGTGCACTTCTTAGCCAG TGCAAGTATTGATGGGAGAATATTCGTGTGGAAGATCAATGAAGCGCCTGATGAGGAAAACAAGCCGCAGATAACAGGAAAAATCATAATGGCTATTCAGATTGTAGGACAGGGAGAATCACATCATCCACGAATATGTTGGCATTCCCACAAACAA GAAATATTGTTTGTTGGAGTTGGAAATTGGGTCTTGAAAATTGACATAAATAAAGTTGGAAGAGGAAAAGAATTTTTAGCAGAGGAACCTCTCAAATGCCATGTTGAGAAGTTGATTGATGGAGTGCAAATTACTGGTAAACATGATGGAGAAGTGACAGATCTGTCCATATCCCAGTGGATGATCACTCGTTTAGTATCAGCATCAAAAGATGGAACA GTTATGATCTGGGATGATCGTAAAGTAGTGCCCCTTGCCATGTTCAAGCCACATGATGGTCATCCTGTTAACTCAGTGGCATTCATGACATCACCTCATTGCCCTGATCACATCAATCTCATTACAGCA GGGCCTTTGAgccgagaagtgaaaatttgggcTTCTGCTGGTGAAGAAGGTTGGCTATTGCCGACCGATTCTGAATCATGGCGGTGCACTCAGACCTTGGACTTGAGAAGTTCCTTAGAATCTCGTACTGAAGAGGCATTTTTCAATCAAATAGTAGTTTTGCCTCAACCAAGCCTTATTGTTATTGCCAATGCAAAGAAGAATGCTATTTATGCAGTGCATGTTGACTATGGTCCATATCCTTCTTCTACACGCATGGATTATATAGCAGACTTTACCGTTGCAATGCCTATTTTGAGTCTTACTGGAACACATGATTGCCTTCCTGATGGAGAACAGGTGGTCCAAGTCTACTGTGTCCAGACACAGGCTATACAGCAGTATGCTCTGGATTTAATTCAATGTCTACCACCACCAACTGCTAGTGCTGGGTTGGAAAGGGATCATTTATCTCATGTTGTTGAGACACGTGGTATGGAAGGACTCGCTGTTCCAGAGCCATCCTGTGGATTTTCTGTCAATGATTTTTCTACAGAAAATACTTCACCAAAAACCCATCTTACCAATAGCAGCATTGACAGGGCACCTGCAGCTTCACAAGCTGTAACAAAAGTTTCTACTGTAGGCACCAGTACCCTTGAGTTGTCTGAATCAAGTTTTGAAGTTCAGCCCAGTGCTCCTCCAGCTCCGAGTGTAGATGTTGATGCATTGCATGTTACACCAGTTCCTCCAGCTCTGAGTGCGGATTTTGCAGGAACTTTACCTGACCTGAAGAGCCCTGAAAAATCTGAGGATGCACCATCAATTGGTGGCTGTGAAATGGATCAGTCAATTTCAGAGTATTCAGTTGACAGGAGAGTGGATTCTTTCATTGAAAGTGCACTTGATGTTCCTATGACAGAAGGAAGCACACTGAAGGATGAATCTAAAGCTGGACAGAATGATCTCTCCATGTTATCTAATCCTCGTTTGATGTTTAAGCTTGGTGGCAACTCAACTCACCTGGTAACCCCTGCAGAAATTTTGTCAGGTGCTATATCTTCTTCAGAAAGCAGCCATGCCAATAAAAGATCCATCAAGGAAGTGAAGGCTCAAGATATGACCACTTGTGATGACATAGAATGTGCTGAACTGGAAGTAAAAGTAGTGGGTGAGGATAAACCAGGTCTGCAGGAATTTGATTCGCAGAAAGTGCCTGAAGATTTTGCTGCTGAGGATAAGGAAATCTCCCCCCAGATTTCAATAGCCGACTTTAGGATGGAAAATGAGTGCTCTACTGTAAAAGGAACTCTGGAAGAAACTCGCCCAGGTGAGGACAATGCAATTTCCCAGTCAAAGAAACATCTACCAAGCACTTTTGAGGCAAAAATTCGAGATGGCGTGAAAAATACAACAGAAGAGGTGACAGGATCTGCTGTAATTGCAGCATCTCAATCTCCTTTAGCTGCCAGTGGGAAGAAACAAATAGAAAAGACTTCCCAAAGATTCAGCCCTTCATCACCTTCATCAAGCCCTTTTAATTCTACCGAATCTTTTAACGAACCAGGGAGCAGTACAGGTGCTCCTCTAGCTGATGCTGCTTTTTCTGAAATTCCTGCTCTGCAGGAAACTGTGAACCAG ATTATAAGTATGCAAAAGGAAATGCAAAAGCAGATGAGTCTAATGGTGTCTGCATCAGTAGCAAAGGAAGGCAAGAGGGTGGAGACCACATTAAGTCGGAGCATGGAGAAGATCATCAAGGCCAATTTAGAGGCTGTGTGGGCCCGTATCCAAGAAGAAAATGCCAAATATGAGAAGTTTGAGAAGGACCGTGTCCAGCAGATGACAAATCTAATAACCAACCATGTGAACAAGGACTTGCCAACCATTTTAGAGAAGGCAGCGAAGAAAGAACTTTCTGTAATAGGGTCAACTGTTGCGCGTGCAATTACACCTATTATTTCTTCAGCTATTGCAGAGTCATTTCAG AAGGGTGTTGGTGATAAATCAGTGAACCAGTTGGAGAAGTCCATCAGTTCTAAACTTGAAGCTACAGTTGCAAGACAAATCCAAACGCAGTTCCAAACTTCTGGGAAGCAAGTTCTTGAG GATGCCTTGAGGTCTTGTTTGGAATCATCAGTGGTTCCGGCATTTGAGCACTCTTGTAAAACAATGTCTGAGCAAGTGGGAAATGTATTCAAGAAGGGAATGAGTGAACACACTGCTGCTGCTCTGCAGCAGCTTGAGGTGGCAAATAGTTCATTAGCACTTACTTTGAGG GACGCAATCAATTCTGCTTCATCAATTACCCAAAATCTCACCACTGAATTAATTGATGGTCAGCGCAAGCTTTTGGGGCTTTTTGCTGCAGGAAACACAAAGGCATTAGATCCTCTTGCTGTGCAGCAAGCAAATGGCCCTTCGGTTGGCCTTCCTGAGATG CAGGTGGGGGTACCACTAGATCCAACAAAGGAGCTGTCGAGATTGATATCCGAGCGGAAGTACGAGGAGGCATTCACGATGGCACTTCAAAGAAGTGATGTGTCGATCGTATCTTGGCTATGCACACAG GTTGATTTGCGGGTGATTTGTTCCACGGGGCAGCCGCTCCCTTTGAGTCAAGGAGTCCTTTTAGCACTTGTGCAGCAACTAGCATGTGATATCGGTCATGAGACATCGAGAAAAGTCAGCTGGATGACAGACGTTGCCGTTGCAATCAACCCGGCTGACCCGATGATCGCGCAGCATGTAAGGCCAATATTTGAGCAAGTCTACAACATGTTGGGCCACCAAATGGCATTTCCAACATCCAGTGCCTCTGAAGCAGCCAGCGTCCGTCTGTTGATGCATGTTATAAATTCTGTACTCACGACCTGTAAGTGA
- the LOC135648673 gene encoding enhancer of mRNA-decapping protein 4-like isoform X1 translates to MASPAGSPNTSGNYEAQAVFKPPNAGPSPGSNPRPPFHLPSAYPAPPSSYPTPPLPGAFSYPPATPPFHHHPFLHYPQEPLHRPPAIYSPTAASPQLTNPNPTPNPSPSPNSNPGARLMALLNPPAHLESPVSLPLPSSTPSDFLSPSATATAILHPVPSAPPAALVQPTPVRMPSNKLPRGRLLGSGERVVYDVDLRLPGELQPPQLEVTPITKYISDPGLVLGRQIAVNRNYICYGLKLGAIRVLNINTALRSLLKGHSQRVTDMAFFAEDVHFLASASIDGRIFVWKINEAPDEENKPQITGKIIMAIQIVGQGESHHPRICWHSHKQEILFVGVGNWVLKIDINKVGRGKEFLAEEPLKCHVEKLIDGVQITGKHDGEVTDLSISQWMITRLVSASKDGTVMIWDDRKVVPLAMFKPHDGHPVNSVAFMTSPHCPDHINLITAGPLSREVKIWASAGEEGWLLPTDSESWRCTQTLDLRSSLESRTEEAFFNQIVVLPQPSLIVIANAKKNAIYAVHVDYGPYPSSTRMDYIADFTVAMPILSLTGTHDCLPDGEQVVQVYCVQTQAIQQYALDLIQCLPPPTASAGLERDHLSHVVETRGMEGLAVPEPSCGFSVNDFSTENTSPKTHLTNSSIDRAPAASQAVTKVSTVGTSTLELSESSFEVQPSAPPAPSVDVDALHVTPVPPALSADFAGTLPDLKSPEKSEDAPSIGGCEMDQSISEYSVDRRVDSFIESALDVPMTEGSTLKDESKAGQNDLSMLSNPRLMFKLGGNSTHLVTPAEILSGAISSSESSHANKRSIKEVKAQDMTTCDDIECAELEVKVVGEDKPGLQEFDSQKVPEDFAAEDKEISPQISIADFRMENECSTVKGTLEETRPGEDNAISQSKKHLPSTFEAKIRDGVKNTTEEVTGSAVIAASQSPLAASGKKQIEKTSQRFSPSSPSSSPFNSTESFNEPGSSTGAPLADAAFSEIPALQETVNQIISMQKEMQKQMSLMVSASVAKEGKRVETTLSRSMEKIIKANLEAVWARIQEENAKYEKFEKDRVQQMTNLITNHVNKDLPTILEKAAKKELSVIGSTVARAITPIISSAIAESFQKGVGDKSVNQLEKSISSKLEATVARQIQTQFQTSGKQVLEDALRSCLESSVVPAFEHSCKTMSEQVGNVFKKGMSEHTAAALQQLEVANSSLALTLRDAINSASSITQNLTTELIDGQRKLLGLFAAGNTKALDPLAVQQANGPSVGLPEMALSVQQVGVPLDPTKELSRLISERKYEEAFTMALQRSDVSIVSWLCTQVDLRVICSTGQPLPLSQGVLLALVQQLACDIGHETSRKVSWMTDVAVAINPADPMIAQHVRPIFEQVYNMLGHQMAFPTSSASEAASVRLLMHVINSVLTTCK, encoded by the exons ATGGCGTCTCCCGCCGGGAGTCCCAACACGTCGGGAAATTACGAGGCGCAGGCGGTCTTCAAGCCCCCCAACGCCGGCCCTAGCCCCGGCTCCAACCCCCGGCCGCCTTTCCATCTTCCTTCCGCCTACCCCGCGCCTCCGTCATCGTACCCCACACCGCCTCTCCCTGGGGCATTCTCCTACCCACCGGCCACCCCGCCGTTCCACCACCACCCCTTCCTCCACTATCCGCAGGAGCCCCTCCACCGTCCCCCCGCCATTTATTCCCCCACCGCCGCCTCTCCCCAGCTCACCAATCCTAATCCCACACCTAACCCTAGTCCTAGCCCCAACTCCAATCCCGGCGCTCGCCTCATGGCCCTCCTGAATCCTCCTGCCCACCTGGAATCCCCCGTTTCGTTGCCGCTCCCTTCCTCCACGCCATCGGACTTCCTGTCCCCTTCCGCAACCGCGACCGCCATTCTCCATCCCGTTCCGTCGGCTCCGCCAGCGGCTCTGGTTCAGCCAACACCGGTGAGGATGCCAAGCAATAAGTTGCCAAGAGGACGGCTTCTTGGTTCCGGAGAAAGGGTGGTCTACGATGTGGATTTGAGACTACCGGGAGAGTTGCAGCCGCCACAGCTCGAGGTAACGCCGATCACCAAATATATCTCGGACCCTGGGCTTGTTTTGGGCCGCCAGATCGCGGTCAACCGGAACTATATATGCTATGGCCTTAAGCTTGGTGCTATCCGGGTGCTCAATATCAACACAGCTCTGAGATCATTGCTCAAGGGGCATTCTCAG AGGGTCACTGACATGGCTTTCTTTGCTGAAGATGTGCACTTCTTAGCCAG TGCAAGTATTGATGGGAGAATATTCGTGTGGAAGATCAATGAAGCGCCTGATGAGGAAAACAAGCCGCAGATAACAGGAAAAATCATAATGGCTATTCAGATTGTAGGACAGGGAGAATCACATCATCCACGAATATGTTGGCATTCCCACAAACAA GAAATATTGTTTGTTGGAGTTGGAAATTGGGTCTTGAAAATTGACATAAATAAAGTTGGAAGAGGAAAAGAATTTTTAGCAGAGGAACCTCTCAAATGCCATGTTGAGAAGTTGATTGATGGAGTGCAAATTACTGGTAAACATGATGGAGAAGTGACAGATCTGTCCATATCCCAGTGGATGATCACTCGTTTAGTATCAGCATCAAAAGATGGAACA GTTATGATCTGGGATGATCGTAAAGTAGTGCCCCTTGCCATGTTCAAGCCACATGATGGTCATCCTGTTAACTCAGTGGCATTCATGACATCACCTCATTGCCCTGATCACATCAATCTCATTACAGCA GGGCCTTTGAgccgagaagtgaaaatttgggcTTCTGCTGGTGAAGAAGGTTGGCTATTGCCGACCGATTCTGAATCATGGCGGTGCACTCAGACCTTGGACTTGAGAAGTTCCTTAGAATCTCGTACTGAAGAGGCATTTTTCAATCAAATAGTAGTTTTGCCTCAACCAAGCCTTATTGTTATTGCCAATGCAAAGAAGAATGCTATTTATGCAGTGCATGTTGACTATGGTCCATATCCTTCTTCTACACGCATGGATTATATAGCAGACTTTACCGTTGCAATGCCTATTTTGAGTCTTACTGGAACACATGATTGCCTTCCTGATGGAGAACAGGTGGTCCAAGTCTACTGTGTCCAGACACAGGCTATACAGCAGTATGCTCTGGATTTAATTCAATGTCTACCACCACCAACTGCTAGTGCTGGGTTGGAAAGGGATCATTTATCTCATGTTGTTGAGACACGTGGTATGGAAGGACTCGCTGTTCCAGAGCCATCCTGTGGATTTTCTGTCAATGATTTTTCTACAGAAAATACTTCACCAAAAACCCATCTTACCAATAGCAGCATTGACAGGGCACCTGCAGCTTCACAAGCTGTAACAAAAGTTTCTACTGTAGGCACCAGTACCCTTGAGTTGTCTGAATCAAGTTTTGAAGTTCAGCCCAGTGCTCCTCCAGCTCCGAGTGTAGATGTTGATGCATTGCATGTTACACCAGTTCCTCCAGCTCTGAGTGCGGATTTTGCAGGAACTTTACCTGACCTGAAGAGCCCTGAAAAATCTGAGGATGCACCATCAATTGGTGGCTGTGAAATGGATCAGTCAATTTCAGAGTATTCAGTTGACAGGAGAGTGGATTCTTTCATTGAAAGTGCACTTGATGTTCCTATGACAGAAGGAAGCACACTGAAGGATGAATCTAAAGCTGGACAGAATGATCTCTCCATGTTATCTAATCCTCGTTTGATGTTTAAGCTTGGTGGCAACTCAACTCACCTGGTAACCCCTGCAGAAATTTTGTCAGGTGCTATATCTTCTTCAGAAAGCAGCCATGCCAATAAAAGATCCATCAAGGAAGTGAAGGCTCAAGATATGACCACTTGTGATGACATAGAATGTGCTGAACTGGAAGTAAAAGTAGTGGGTGAGGATAAACCAGGTCTGCAGGAATTTGATTCGCAGAAAGTGCCTGAAGATTTTGCTGCTGAGGATAAGGAAATCTCCCCCCAGATTTCAATAGCCGACTTTAGGATGGAAAATGAGTGCTCTACTGTAAAAGGAACTCTGGAAGAAACTCGCCCAGGTGAGGACAATGCAATTTCCCAGTCAAAGAAACATCTACCAAGCACTTTTGAGGCAAAAATTCGAGATGGCGTGAAAAATACAACAGAAGAGGTGACAGGATCTGCTGTAATTGCAGCATCTCAATCTCCTTTAGCTGCCAGTGGGAAGAAACAAATAGAAAAGACTTCCCAAAGATTCAGCCCTTCATCACCTTCATCAAGCCCTTTTAATTCTACCGAATCTTTTAACGAACCAGGGAGCAGTACAGGTGCTCCTCTAGCTGATGCTGCTTTTTCTGAAATTCCTGCTCTGCAGGAAACTGTGAACCAG ATTATAAGTATGCAAAAGGAAATGCAAAAGCAGATGAGTCTAATGGTGTCTGCATCAGTAGCAAAGGAAGGCAAGAGGGTGGAGACCACATTAAGTCGGAGCATGGAGAAGATCATCAAGGCCAATTTAGAGGCTGTGTGGGCCCGTATCCAAGAAGAAAATGCCAAATATGAGAAGTTTGAGAAGGACCGTGTCCAGCAGATGACAAATCTAATAACCAACCATGTGAACAAGGACTTGCCAACCATTTTAGAGAAGGCAGCGAAGAAAGAACTTTCTGTAATAGGGTCAACTGTTGCGCGTGCAATTACACCTATTATTTCTTCAGCTATTGCAGAGTCATTTCAG AAGGGTGTTGGTGATAAATCAGTGAACCAGTTGGAGAAGTCCATCAGTTCTAAACTTGAAGCTACAGTTGCAAGACAAATCCAAACGCAGTTCCAAACTTCTGGGAAGCAAGTTCTTGAG GATGCCTTGAGGTCTTGTTTGGAATCATCAGTGGTTCCGGCATTTGAGCACTCTTGTAAAACAATGTCTGAGCAAGTGGGAAATGTATTCAAGAAGGGAATGAGTGAACACACTGCTGCTGCTCTGCAGCAGCTTGAGGTGGCAAATAGTTCATTAGCACTTACTTTGAGG GACGCAATCAATTCTGCTTCATCAATTACCCAAAATCTCACCACTGAATTAATTGATGGTCAGCGCAAGCTTTTGGGGCTTTTTGCTGCAGGAAACACAAAGGCATTAGATCCTCTTGCTGTGCAGCAAGCAAATGGCCCTTCGGTTGGCCTTCCTGAGATG GCCTTATCTGTCCAGCAGGTGGGGGTACCACTAGATCCAACAAAGGAGCTGTCGAGATTGATATCCGAGCGGAAGTACGAGGAGGCATTCACGATGGCACTTCAAAGAAGTGATGTGTCGATCGTATCTTGGCTATGCACACAG GTTGATTTGCGGGTGATTTGTTCCACGGGGCAGCCGCTCCCTTTGAGTCAAGGAGTCCTTTTAGCACTTGTGCAGCAACTAGCATGTGATATCGGTCATGAGACATCGAGAAAAGTCAGCTGGATGACAGACGTTGCCGTTGCAATCAACCCGGCTGACCCGATGATCGCGCAGCATGTAAGGCCAATATTTGAGCAAGTCTACAACATGTTGGGCCACCAAATGGCATTTCCAACATCCAGTGCCTCTGAAGCAGCCAGCGTCCGTCTGTTGATGCATGTTATAAATTCTGTACTCACGACCTGTAAGTGA